The following proteins are encoded in a genomic region of Struthio camelus isolate bStrCam1 chromosome 3, bStrCam1.hap1, whole genome shotgun sequence:
- the GJE1 gene encoding LOW QUALITY PROTEIN: putative gap junction epsilon-1 protein (The sequence of the model RefSeq protein was modified relative to this genomic sequence to represent the inferred CDS: deleted 1 base in 1 codon; substituted 2 bases at 2 genomic stop codons) yields MVVLRPPAVTGQFHTLFFGSVHMFFLGLLGFAVCESEALHFSCDPDKREVNLFCYNHLRPITPXVLWALQLVTVLLPIAIFNLYAACKSIKQEDILPKPFYTVFYLFVCLFVIFSVLXSIILKLVTFWLPTQLFSFEVNRIYVCDVEALDNKFNMSQSMVPEHFEKTIFLLLCIYLPRLHGLVCCRNF; encoded by the exons ATGGTTGTG CTCAGGCCACCAGCGGTAACTGGCCAGTTCCACACTCTTTTCTTTGGCTCAGTTCATATGTTTTTCCTTGGCCTTTTGGGTTTTGCTGTTTGTGAAAGTGAGGCCTTGCATTTCAGCTGTGACCCAGACAAGAGAGAAGTTAATCTTTTCTGTTACAACCACCTAAGGCCTATAACTCCTTAA GTGCTCTGGGCATTGCAGCTGGTGACTGTACTCTTACCTATAGCAATTTTTAACCTTTATGCTGCATGCAAGAGCATCAAACAGGAAGATATCCTCCCAAAGCCTTTCTAcactgttttttatttgtttgtttgtttgtttgtaatctTCTCTGTTTTGTAAAGCATTATCCTCAAACTTGTGACCTTTTGGCTTCCGACTCAACTCTTTAGTTTTGAAGTGAACCGAATCTATGTGTGTGATGTGGAAGCACTTGATAACAAGTTT AACATGAGCCAAAGCATGGTGCCAGAGCACTTTGAAAAGACAATTTTCTTACTGCTATGTATATATTTACCACGATTGCATGGTCTTGTGTGTTGCCGAAATTTTTGA